The Nomascus leucogenys isolate Asia chromosome 4, Asia_NLE_v1, whole genome shotgun sequence genome includes the window CCCGCACTATGTGATGGGTGAGGGAGACAAAACCCCGGAAGTCATTGTTTGAAGGTTGTTGGCACTTCTCCCTGCTGTGAGGCTGAGCAAAGTGGGCTCCAGCAGCCAGAAGAAGCCCTTAGAAAATGTCTGCAGTTGCAGGCCATTGGAGATCAGGTCACTGGACCCTGACATAGGCCCAGGAGGGTAATGCTGGACACAACACCAGAGCTCAGTGCATCTCATTTTGATGCCAACGCTATACCAGCTTCTTGAAATTAGTGTTATAGTTTTTCCTCTCTTTACAAAATTTTCTGGAACACCTTGTAGACAAAGTGGATTATCACATCCTTAGAGGTACAACGTCTCATAAACTTTAGATGTAACATATTTTTGTCCAGGGACTCATTCATTTGTGTATTCGTCCATTCAATCAGCCTGCAATCACTCGTTTAGGTATTTATTTTGGTGGAGTGAGAGGTAGTGAGCAGAATCagcaattccatttatttatggtTATGGATATATcgatgaattattttttcttcagaaatgtttgcactttatagttttttttaaaaaataacttcatcCATTTCATCCTGGTTTTCACATTTGTTTACATGCAGTTGCTCATATTCTCTACTCTGCTTTTATCTCTACTTTCTCTGCATTTCATTCTTTATGTTGTTGGTAggacttctctttttttattgctcCTGATCATCTTGCTACAAGTTTatctggctaatcttttttttcaaataactagaatttacttttaataaatattcttattcTATTGGTCTGCTTAACTGATTTCTAgtaatttctttatgtatttttcctttttcttgagtTTACTATGTGTTCTATACCAAGTATTTAGTGCTGTTGTACTAAAAACTGAAAGTTTTCTTCTAAACCTTACTTTATAACATCTAAACCTGTTACTTTATAACAGGCCACAGATTCAGACATCTGTTGATGAAAGATTTAGATATTTGTTATTACATACTTGTCATTAAACTATACATAGTAAACTTTCATAATTTCATATTTGATCTAAGAACCCTGTATTAAATAACCGTATTATTGTTGTAAGCATTGTTTAATTTTCAGACCTGTGACATTAAGCTTTACTTTGGATATCAGTTTCTAATATTATTATATCTCATAGGATATAATCTGTATGTTAACTCTTTGAACTTACACTTTTTtgccaaaaatatatttattttaaataaatgtattataggaatttaaaatgtgtttttgttgaaTTTAAATTCCTACTTATCTAAAATAAACTGACTTTTACTCATATGTTCTTAatatttgctaattttaaaaCCTGTTTTAATCAGTCAGTTTCTGAGAGGACTGTGTTAAAAATTTCCAACtacaattattatttaacataatgtttgttatttttcactCTAAACAATTCGAGGCTGAACTTTAGCTGCATATGTATTTGGGACAATTATATCAACTTGACTTTTTTCCTGACAGTatataaggaaatatttttcttgtaattGTCTTGCTTTGATGCTATTTGCCTAGTATATAATTGTCATCCCAGTATACTTATTTGGCGTGGATGTCTTCTCCCAGTCATATATTCTCAATGTGTCTATAAGTTGTGTTAAATATATACTTTACACACATgttcatgaattttattttagttgatagctaatcagaaatattttctcttctcactGAAACATTTAACCCATATAGGTTTATgattatttctatcattttttcatgttttctgccagcatacttttattttttaaaattttattttgcttttgtgcttcatttattattattattatttttttactgacATATTCCATTGGGCAGGTTAAGTTTTCCTTAGCCAACATGAACATGTaacattctgttttattcttaTAGCAGTCACCTAACTTACTTACATACAGCTATGCTAACACTCTTTTCCAATATCTAGTGATATTGAATATCTACCTTTTTTATCCAACCAAGACAAGAAATTTACAACAcatctctcccttttcttcccatCTTACCCCTCACAATATATATCAATTATTTAGACAATGAATTTTCATAAGACTTTACTCATCTTCACTTCCATATTGCAATACCCTCCTGAAGTCATCATTCTTCTTGCTATAATACATcatctaagtatttttttaaaaattgagtatgttaaaatacctttcttttaaaatttaagcaaTAGTTTACaggcatataaataaatattaggttcaaaaagtttgtttttttttttttttgagacagagtctcgctctgtcgcccaggctggagtgcagcggtgcaatctcggctcactgcaagctccgcctcctgggttcacgccattctcctgcctcagcctctccgagtagctgggactacaggcgcccgccaccacgcccggctaattttttgtatttttagtagagatggggtttcaccgtggtctcgatctcctgacctcgtgatccacccgcctcggcctcccaaagtgttgggattacaagcgtgagccaccgcgcctggcccagaaagTTTTTCTTTAACATCCTGACAGTACAGTTCCATCGATTCTTTTGTGCCCAATGTCATTCTTCCGAAGATGGCTGTCAATCTAATTCTTACTCTTTTCTGAAATAATCTGTTTGTTGTTATTAcgtcttcttttctttccataatCTTTAAGAATTTCTCTGTCTTCAATTTTATTAAACGTTATTATCGTGATTCtagttgtgtattttttgttcAAAATACTCTATTTAGTCCTCtatacctgtttttgttttgaggtctTATGATATTGTAtaattatattatgaaatatcattaagttgaaatattccttttcctttttcattattaCTTTACCCTTATCACTCTGAGATGGCATTATTACAGAACTATCTCACAGAAAGTCCCCACTTATAGCCCTTAGCCTTCTCCAGTTTCCTCCACCAAGGACACGAATCTTCTGTTTCCTACAGAGATTTTCACTTTTCGTATTGGTTATTGAGCTTGGCTTTGATGCATATGAAACTTTCTTGTCTTAAGTTTCTATCAGCATTGTTATATTAAACTATAAAAGACATATGCTTGATGATGCTGACAGagacataaatacaaatataggTGTAGACATAGATATTGAAGTAGGTATAGGTACCTGCATAGTTCTAGGTACACTTATAGATATGGATATTAGCCATCTCTAGGCTTGCATGGAACAGCTTCTATGTGCTGCTGTTCACAATAATGGGCAGTACTGACCGTGTtaacaaaacataaatatttacttatatatgcTACCACTGTGCTCAGTGCTTTTGATGTCTTCCCATTTAAACTCTTAAATAGTCCTATGTGTTATTAGGACTGTCTCACAGAGGAAAGCGCATAGGCTAAGAAAGTTTAAGTAATTATTATATACCTAGTAATTTATAGACCTGGTATTCAAACAAAATGTTCTTGACTTCAATGCTCTTAACTTCTACACATCATGTTTTAACATTGTAAAAATCGTATTAAGGAACTGTCGCTTTTCTAGGAGGTCAAGTTATTATTATTCGGCTAAGATATTATATTCCCTTTCTACTCACCTGCTCTCTCCTTATACTGCATGTGTGTCTATAAATGTGTGTGATTCCAGTAAGACTTTGCAATAACTTGATaatctctgctctctctctcatttttaccAACTGCATGCCATGGGATTTCTGATCCCTGTGCAGTTCCCTACAatgaatttgctttatttttccccgATAATTgccctttttttaaatatatttttttcttttctttttgggatCAACTGTCATAAAGCTTATTACATTTGGCGGTGGCCTCGAGGCACTCACACTCTGGCTAGAAGTGAGTGACTGGCAACATGCAGAAAGAATGAAGGCTTTCCCTTGAACTCAGGTGAAACAATCTACGTAgttcccccccaccccgccaccccCAGTATGGTAGAAGGTCTTGGATTCTATCAGTTATGgagttaccaaaaaaaaagtggcattatAGAAATCACTGCACTTCTTttggcctcattttcttcatttaaaaaatgataagatACGATAAGATCAAGGATTGCCAATCGAAATACATACATAGGCAGGGCAAGTAAGACCTAACAAATCACAATTATATCCTGTGTGCTAATTAGTAAAAACTGGTGTCTTAAGAGTTTTGATAGAGATGCAAAACTTCATATTAGTgcaaatgaaatggaaagtagTGTGGATATTccccccgcccttttttttttttctgaggcagagtctcgctctgttgcccacattggagtgcagtggcgtgatctcggctcactgcaacctctacctcccaggtttaagcaattcacCTGCtacagccttccaagtagctgggactacaggcatgcaccaccacacccagctaatttttgtatttttagtagagacagggttttaccatgttagccaggctggtctcgaactcctgacctcaagtgatccacccaccttggcctcccaaagtgctgggattacagacatgagccacttcgcctggccGGATATTTCCTACATAGTTTCAGGGAGTTGTTGAGCGTGTTGGAAATTGTGGTGAATTATCAATTGCttgtggcttacgtctgtaatcccagcactttgggaggccgaggcaggtggatcacctgagaacaggagttcaagaccagcctggccaatatggtgaaaccccgtctctaataaaaatacaaaaaggagccaggtgtggtggtgcgagccagctacttgggaggctgaggcaggagaatcactggaacccgggaggtggaggttgcagtgagccgagattgcgccactgcactccagtctgggtgacagagcaagacacagtctcaaaaaaaaaaagcaaagcaaagaaaaaaatattataccAAAAATTAACTGCATATATcaattataaaactatattagagaatatttaaataataatttactaaaaaaagtaaaatatattttgccttaatttttgaaaattattgtaACTATAACTTTTTGGCAAAAATTCTGCTGCTATATATATtgctattttctgaaaatatattatttgtaaatttatcTAACCTAAAACTGAGAACAAAGTTGTTTTATGTTTCATTTCTTGTCTTGCAAATGTAAATGGAAACATGGTAGGACATTTCCTTACACCAAATTAATTATAACAGAGAATGAACACTCAAAGAAAGAATAGGTAAATCAGGCAGTTAGtatagaaaaaaggaatattttcatttaacatttccCTTCATGCACAAAAGCTTGGTGCTCTCCTCAAAATGTATTTAAGTCAGATAAGTCCTGGATGTTAAGTCCTACCTTAACAGCCAGGGTTGCTTTCACCAAGCAAATCATGGCTTTTGTTAGTTTCCAAATCCACataataatatatcataataAGATTAAAGTATGTGCTAAATAGCCAAAGTTATTAAGTTTAAGTGATGCTATTAACttatataattatgaaaaaaggctgggtgctgttgctcacacctgtaatcccagcactttgggaggccaaggcgagctgATCACCTGAtggtaggagtttgagaccagcatggccaacatggcaaaaccctgtttctactaaaaatatataaaaaaaaaattatgtgggcttggtggcacacacctgtaatcccagctactctggaggttgtgGCAGGctggaacccagggggcagaggttgtagtgagctgagatcgctccacctcattccagcctgagcaacagggcgagacttcagcacgcacacacacacacacgaagtaTGTCTAACCCATAAGAAACTTTCACATATCTTATTTAGCACACTGAAGTaacattttgtttgtatttattaacGGTTATTTTGACATGGAATATGTAGATTTACCCTTTAGTTTAgcttatattttccaaatatgcCGTCTTCTAGGAGTGGAAACTTGTTTTTTCCCTGAAATAGCAGTGAGTGGACTTTGTGGTACAATACTTATACTACAAAGGTGGCTTCTGTACAGAGCCTTTACACTTTTAATCTTGGGGTAAACCTTCATAAATGTTCCGAAGTTTATGTTGATTTATAGAGGATGAGCTTATAATAGTCaagtgattataaaaataattggtaGTATTTTTATAAGCCACGGCAAAGTAAATatcaatcaaaatgaaaatttttttctgaaattttgataCGGATTGAAGGATCATGTATCTGAAAATGCTATTAAATAACTGGCTAAGGAAGTGCTATGAAAGTTCTTTCCCACAAGAGGCTAACATTCTTGTGCTGtctaagaatacaatatatttgtACTTCTAACAAAAccgtattttatttttccctagtGTTGATCATAAAATATCCTGTTTGGTTTAAATGTAAGATTTCAGAGATTTTGACATGACTTCTATTTCATGGAGACTTTCTACTGCGTTAGGATACTCCTATAGATTTTTGAAGAGAGTTTCTTCAATATTGCTTAAAACCAGCTTCATGTTAGAGTATTtcagataattttcaaaaaacattCCTATATTTACCAGCAAATTACTTGCTTTTGAGAAACTAGTATTATGACATATATTGTTAAATGCAAAAACCTTTACACTTCATAACCATGTAGTtatgtaaaaatcaaaaaatattattgtaatatGGATGTGTCAGTAGCACTATTATatgtgagttattttttgtagcaTCGCCTCTTTTACTGACAGACAACCTTTAAGATGATGCCAGTACTGGAAATTAATTAACAAAGgagccggctgggcgcggtggctcacacctgtaatcccagcactttgggaggccgaggcgggcggatcacgaggtcaggagatcgagaccatcctggctaacacggtgaaaccccgtctctactaaaaaaatacaaaaaattagccgggcgcggtggcgggcgcctgtagtcccagctactagggaggctgaggcaggaaaatggcgtgaacccaggaggcggagcttgcagtgagccgagatagcgccactgcactccggcctgggcaaaagagcgagattctgtctcaaaaaaaaaaaaaaaaaaaaaaaaaaccaaaaaacaaaggaGCCCTGGTAgacctgtagttttattttttcctatagagaaGTACATGTATGTAGACAAATACTATGCGGATTTGAATTGGAAGGGCATGTATCCCACACCAattctttttaagattttggaAGTCCTTCTGATCTTTCAGTGTTAGGAAGGTgcaagctaaaaaataaaaccaacttaCTAATGACACCTTCATTGGGTTCAAGTGGCTTTAATTCTGCACCATCTTCTACAGTAGTCACTATTTCAATGCTAACCTTGGGGAACTGCGACAAACCAACATCTTCCAGGATGTCACACTCAACTCACAAAAACTATCAGTTTATATGCTCTCCCTTTCAAAATAACGACATCTTGTAATTTGACCATATGTGCGCGCAACCTTTTCTTGGAGAAACTGAACTTTTCCCATATGTTGgtttttctcagaaagaaaaatcttatgGGTCCCTATTAGGGAGGTAGCATTACTCAGCAAGTGTGGATTCTGGAACTCAAAAATGAGAAGGCAGCTTGCCAAGTAAACAGGATGTGGTGGATGGTGAAAAGCGCGTATGGGTGtgtatgaagaaaaatgaatggaattgTCAGTAACAACGCTGCACCTGCAGCCTGGGAGGACTAGGAGAGCGCAGCTAGAGGCCTCAGCATCTGTGTTGGCCCAGTCTCTTGGTTGTTTATCAGAGCACCTGAGCTGGCCGGGCCTCTGTCCTGTCCTAGGTCCAGAATGTGCACACTCACTCCCTCAGCACTGAGGTTTCAGCAAAATTTAATGCCTCAGCCCCAAGCATTGCCCAAGAAAGCACTGGGCATTAAAGATCAGCAGGAGGCCAGGGGATCCCTTTTGGCCCAGAGTCTGAGAACAGCATGGGTAACATGGCTAGACCCcctctctaaaaaatataaaaaataaaagaattagccaggcatgatggcctgtgcctgtagtcccagttactccagaggctgaggtgggaagctcagttgagcccaggaagttgggctgcagcaagctgtgatccagtcactgcgctccagcctttcattcattagaaaaacaaaaaaatagaggcCACTATTTATGCAAGATATTTGATTTCAAATACAGGCGTGGACAAAAGGTTAGGACCCTTTCACCTTCCCTGTGAGTTCCTTCCTAATTTCCTGTCTCCCGATAAAAGGACTACCTGTTTAGCAAGGTAGCCACTTCCTTGGCAGGTTACAAAATCCCAGTGTCCTGGGAAACTGTTTTGGGCAAAGAGAACAGAAGAGGGCAGATGAATGAGAGCATTTATCGTTAAaccaagttttcttttctctgccttcAAACTGGGATTGAGAAATGCAGTAActttctataaataattttaaatgttgccATTTTCTTTGTAGAACTGCGTCATTTTCACGAATAACGCATATTTTGGATGTAAAGAAAGTGCCATCCAACCATAAGAAAGATTCCAATATTCAACTGTCAACTCTTGTGACTGGTCCTTTTGCAAGACCCCCACTCTGTCCTCTATAGATGACCCGGATCCCCAAAAGCATTTTCCAGGCATTCTGTCATCCGCATATCGCTCTGTTAAGCGGCCTCACTGATCTTTGAACGCTTTCACTTCCTTAAGGCTGGAGAATGTCTTCCTCAACTCCACGACCAACATTGCCCACCACCTCCCACCCCGCGCTGGCACGGGCACCTCGCGTGGGTCACAGGACTCCCGCGGGATCTTCTGCGTGTTTCCCCTAGATCTTTTTACAAGTAGGTGCGTAGGCGGATACTCACCAATCTCCATCCGCTCACCTCTCTCCCTTTGCTCAAGCTTGCAGCTCCTCTCACAGGCCTCCAGCACTGCTGGACTTGGCGTATTCAGAGGCGCGCAGCCTATctgtcctcttccctctctccatttCTTCTGTCCCGccccctttctcttctccctacTCCCTTCTGTcccctcattctctctcctgtctctcttttctctccccgctcttttccctttcttctctctctcctttctgtctctcttaccCTGTCCATGTCTTCCCCCTTCTCTCACCTTTCTCTCTTCAGGTCTCCATCTCGCTCTACTCCCGGGTTGACCCATGACCTACCTTTCATTAAACGGATGCACAACACGCGCGCGCGTatatgcgcgcgcacacacaaacacaccatcCCCTCGGCTCCGTCACTTTACCCCACCCTGGAAATCGAGGAACCAGCAGTTTGGTGTGGTGGTAGGAGGCTTGGGGGCGCGTATGAGACTCTGAATCCCTTCCAGACTTGGGGGTCACCTCATCGTCCCTCATCCCAACTTACTGGCAGGAGACCTCCACCCGCTCACAGCCGCTGCGCTAGGCGTGGGCAGGACGGCGACGAGCACCCcacgccgcgcgcagccccgcgCGCACGTGGGCGCCGCAGCAGCAGGTGCCGGGAAGCGGAGGCCGGACCAGAGCCGGGAGGAGGCGCCCCAGCCTCGAGCGCTCGCCAGGCTCTTCTCATggccctttctcctttcctcggCCTTTCGGGGCCACCCTAGTCTTCACAGCTCAGCGTCTGCTGCTGACCCCCCGCCCCGCGGCGACCCCGCCATTGCCCTTAGCTCTTCCTACCCTGGCTTCTTCGCCGCCACAGTCCCCAACCCAAGCCCCAGCCGCGGCGCGGGTGTGGGTGGCCGGACGGGATGGCCTCCGTAGTCCCGGGGTCCGGCAGGCTCGGCTGTGGTCTGCGTGGGTCGCGTCCGCAGAGGCCGAGGGAGGGCGGGACGGAGCCGGGAAAGGGAGGAGGCGCCGTTGCGGCGCCCAGGGAGGGACTCCCTGCACCCCCGCGCGCTCCAGCCCTTCCAGGCGCTGCCTCGCGGTTGCCCTTATTTCGTATTCATTGATTCGCATTTTACAAGCCCGGGCTCTTCCGGTGCTGTTTCCCCGCAACTCGTGTCTCCCAGACTTTAACGCGCCGCGCGCGCCTGCAGGAGGAAGTTGCACGGGGTAATGGGGGTCCGTGTGTGCCTTAGGGTGGTTTTAAATACCTCGAGGTGGGGGGCTCAATTGCAAGAAGCCGCGTCTTTGCAGGAGTAATTTGGTGGGGGGACTGGGCATTAGGCCCAGTGCTCAACCGCGAAACTTTTACCGCCGCCTTTCCCCGGGGCGCGCCCCTGCCGTATCTCCCAAGCTGAGCGCGGAGTCCGCGGCGAAACCTGCGccccagagagggagggagagggggcgCCCAGTTCCTTTACGCGGATGGAAAACAAGAGGTGGGAGGCAGAGAGCCCGCAAGGTCTAacctttaaaaagtgaaacaccAAACCCCACAAGAGATTTCCACACGAAGGCCCCTCCCGCTTCCACGCCTTCCGTCCGGCACAAGGATCCGGCTCGGGATTTGCGGCTGCATCCTCTCTCTGCGCCCTGGCGGGCCGAGCCGCGGATCCCAGCCGGGTCCTtaccccctccccgcccctcccccagaTCCGCGCGGCTGGGATGTCCTTGCTGCCGCCGCCGCGGCCCCATTCTGCCGCGCACCAGCCCCGGGGCGCGGGCCGCGCGCAGCCTCGCTATCCCACCCAGGCTCCCGGCTTCCAGGAGGGTCGCGGAGCCCCAAGCCATGACTAAGGAGCCCATTTGGTAACTCTGCCCTCTTCCggctctttcctcctccctcccttccccgcccccccccccccccggccaCCCCGCTCCCCTGCACCGCCCTCCAGCCCGCCTCCCATACGCCCACCCGCCCGCTCCTCTTTCCGCAAGATAGCAGAGGTGGCGCGCAGCCCGGCGAGCCGATGACGGAccccttcttcctgccttcaATGCCTCAGCGGAAGATCCCCAAGGGCTGGAGCGAGGAGCGCTGCCGCTGGACATCCTCCCGGGGAGGCTGCTCCGACCTGCTGCGCGGCGCGTCTGAGACTGGGGACTGAGCcaccccgccgccgccgccgcccgctcCGTCGCTGCCGTCGGTCTGGACTGGCCCCCACCTCGCTGCGCCCGCTCCCCGGCTCCGGCCCCGGCTCGGGGCATCCCGGGGCTCGCCCTGCGACCGCCGCCTCCCGCGCGCCGCGTCCTCCCGACCCCGCGGCGGCGACGATGCCGGGGAGGAGGGTCCTCACGGCGGCGGCGCGGATGGTGGCGGCCGGCGCCCGGGTGTGATGCGAGCGTTACGGTGGGGATGCTGCTGGCTGCGCGGCGCTGAGGGCCAGCGAGAGCCCGCCCGGGGCGGAGGACGGACTCATCCGGATCTGGCTGCAGCGTGGGCTCGGAGCTCCCCCTTCCTCTGGGTCTCCCTCTCGGCCCCCCTTTATTTCGTTCTTGCTTTGCGTCTTTAACACCTCTCGACCCTGTCCTCCCCCCGCCACTGGAAGTCTTCCCGTCTCTAAATGGAATTAGTGGAGCCCGGAGCCTCTGGTGTAACGCACAGACATGATCCATGGGCGCAGCGTGCTTCACAGTGAGTACCCTGCCCGCCGCGCCCGTGCGCGCCTGGAGCCAGCCCTCCCGCCCCTTTCCCGGGGCCGAACGCGCAGGAAAAGCCTCTGCGCCGCGCTCCAGCGGACGCTGCAGTCCCGCGCGGGTCGGGGCCGACGTAAACTTTCTGTATTGCAGCATCGTGGAACCGGGCGTGGGGGCGGCGCGCGGTCAGCCGTCGCCCGATCCCAAAACCTGCAGGGGAGAACGGTCTTTCAGTGCGCAGGAA containing:
- the LOC115834737 gene encoding uncharacterized protein LOC115834737 isoform X2, with protein sequence MLQYRKFTSAPTRAGLQRPLERGAEAFPARSAPGKGREGWLQARTGAAGRVLTVKHAAPMDHVCALHQRLRAPLIPFRDGKTSSGGGRTGSRGVKDAKQERNKGGPRGRPRGRGSSEPTLQPDPDESVLRPGRALAGPQRRAASSIPTVTLASHPGAGRHHPRRRREDPPPRHRRRRGVGRTRRAGGGGRRASPGMPRAGAGAGERAQRGGGQSRPTAATERAAAAAGWLSPQSQTRRAAGRSSLPGRMSSGSAPRSSPWGSSAEALKAGRRV
- the LOC115834737 gene encoding uncharacterized protein LOC115834737 isoform X1; this encodes MLQYRKFTSAPTRAGLQRPLERGAEAFPARSAPGKGREGWLQARTGAAGRVLTVKHAAPMDHVCALHQRLRAPLIPFRDGKTSSGGGRTGSRGVKDAKQERNKGGPRGRPRGRGSSEPTLQPDPDESVLRPGRALAGPQRRAASSIPTVTLASHPGAGRHHPRRRREDPPPRHRRRRGVGRTRRAGGGGRRASPGMPRAGAGAGERAQRGGGQSRPTAATERAAAAAGWLSPQSQTRRAAGRSSLPGRMSSGSAPRSSPWGSSAEALKAGRRGPSSARRAARHLCYLAERGAGGLKIQPTYGGRREKPREELP